In Paralichthys olivaceus isolate ysfri-2021 chromosome 13, ASM2471397v2, whole genome shotgun sequence, the following are encoded in one genomic region:
- the galnt1 gene encoding polypeptide N-acetylgalactosaminyltransferase 1: MRRFAYCKVVLATSLVWVMLDMFILLYFSECNKCDDKKERGLPGRDHTLTRPRDGPGEGGKPVVIPKDNQEKMKEMFKINQFNLMASEMIALNRSLPDVRLEGCKNKLYPDNLPRTSVVIVFHNEAWSTLLRTVHSVIDRSTQKLLEEIVLVDDASERDFLKRPLEQYVKRLEVPVKVVRMEQRSGLIRARLKGASLSTGQVITFLDAHCECTTGWLEPLLARIKQDKKTVVCPIIDVISDDTFEYMAGSDMTYGGFNWKLNFRWYPVPQREMDRRKGDRTLPVRTPTMAGGLFSIDRDYFQEIGTYDAGMDIWGGENLEISFRIWQCGGTLEIVTCSHVGHVFRKATPYTFPGGTGQIINKNNRRLAEVWMDEFKNFFYIISPGVTKVDYGDITSRSALRQKLQCKPFSWYLENVYPDSQIPRHYYSLGEIRNVETNQCLDNMARKENEKVGIFNCHGMGGNQVFSYTANKEIRTDDLCLDVSKLNGPVMMLKCHHLKGNQLWEYDPVKLTLIHVNSNQCLDKASEEDSQVPSVRDCTHTRSQQWLLRNVTLPEVF, translated from the exons ATGCGGAGGTTTGCCTACTGTAAGGTGGTTTTGGCCACCTCTCTGGTGTGGGTGATGCTGGACATGTTCATTTTGCTCTACTTCAGCGAGTGCAACAAGTGCGATGacaagaaggagagaggacTGCCTGGGAGAGACC ACACTCTCACCAGGCCGCGAGATGGGCCCGGTGAAGGGGGGAAGCCTGTGGTAATCCCTAAGGACAACCaggagaagatgaaggagaTGTTTAAGATTAACCAGTTCAACCTCATGGCCTCTGAGATGATTGCCCTCAATCGCTCACTGCCTGACGTCCGCCTGGAAGG GTGCAAGAATAAATTATACCCTGATAATCTTCCACGTACCAGCGTGGTGATTGTATTTCACAATGAGGCGTGGAGCACGCTGCTGCGAACCGTCCACTCCGTCATCGACCGCTCTACGCAAAAATTGCTAGAGGAGATTGTCTTGGTGGACGATGCCAGTGAGAGAG ATTTCCTGAAGCGACCATTGGAACAGTATGTCAAAAGACTTGAAGTCCCTGTCAAAGTGGTGAGGATGGAGCAGCGGTCTGGACTTATCCGTGCTCGTCTCAAAGGAGCGTCCCTCTCCACTGGccag GTTATAACCTTTCTGGATGCTCATTGTGAATGCACAACGGGGTGGCTGGAGCCTCTGCTCGCCCGTATCAAGCAAGACaa GAAAACAGTGGTGTGCCCCATCATCGACGTGATCAGTGACGACACGTTTGAGTACATGGCAGGTTCCGACATGACATACGGAGGCTTCAACTGGAAGCTCAATTTCCGCTGGTACCCTGTACCCCAGAGAGAGATGGACCGCCGCAAAGGAGACCGCACACTGCCTGTCAG GACTCCCACCATGGCAGGCGGCTTGTTCTCCATAGACAGAGATTATTTCCAGGAGATCGGCACGTATGACGCAGGCATGGACATCTGGGGTGGAGAGAACCTGGAAATCTCTTTCAGA ATCTGGCAGTGCGGTGGGACACTAGAAATTGTCACATGCTCTCATGTGGGTCACGTGTTCAGAAAGGCGACGCCCTACACGTTCCCTGGGGGAACGGGACAGatcatcaacaaaaacaaccgGCGCCTGGCAGAAGTGTGGATGGATGAATTTAAAAACTTCTTCTATATCATCTCCCCTG GTGTGACCAAAGTGGACTACGGTGACATCACATCTCGCTCTGCTCTGAGACAAAAGCTTCAATGTAAACCCTTCAGCTGGTACCTGGAGAACGTCTACCCTGACTCCCAGATCCCCAGACACTATTACTCCCTGggagag ATCCGAAATGTGGAGACAAACCAGTGCCTGGACAACATGGCCCGCAAGGAGAATGAGAAGGTCGGCATTTTCAACTGCCACGGCATGGGAGGCAACCAG GTGTTTTCCTACACGGCCAATAAGGAGATCAGGACTGACGACTTGTGTTTAGACGTGTCCAAGCTTAACGGACCCGTCATGATGCTCAAGTGTCACCACCTCAAAGGCAACCAGCTCTGGGAGTACGACCCTGTG AAGCTGACTCTGATCCACGTCAACAGTAACCAGTGTCTGGACAAAGCCAGCGAGGAGGACAGCCAGGTGCCCAGCGTCagagactgcacacacacacgctcccaACAGTGGCTGCTCCGCAACGTCACACTACCAGAGGTCTTCTGa